The following are encoded together in the Pseudomonas sp. IB20 genome:
- the secD gene encoding protein translocase subunit SecD, whose amino-acid sequence MLNKYPLWKYVLILAVLAIGFIYSAPNLYPDDPAIQITGASTSLQVNQADLERASKALTDAGIQVKAATLAADAKGGLLRLTKAEDQLPAKDVVRKAMGDDYVVALNLAQTTPKWLRSIGAHPMKLGLDLSGGVHFLLEVDMDKALDARLKVYEGDVKSLLRKEKLRYRSLPQLNGAIQLGFSDEASREQARALIRKNFNDFDIVPADLNGQAVLRLAMTPAKLAEIREYSIKQNLTTVRNRVNELGVAEPIVQRQGANRIVVELPGVQDTAEAKRILGKTANLEFRLAAEPGASRATAEEFEFREGNRPPALIERGLIITGDQVTDAKAGFDSQHGSPEVNIRLDGHGGELMSRATRSNVGRSMAVIFIEQRPVTTYTKQMVNGVEKDVPVQTFKEEKKIISLATIQSPLGAQFRITGLNGQGESSELALLLRAGGLAAPMYFVEERTIGPSLGADNITKGIDAALWGMLFVSLFIIAIYRFFGVIATVALAGNMVMLLALMSLLGATLTLPGIAGIVLTMGMAVDANVLIFSRIREEIAAGMTVQRAINEGFGRAFTAILDSNLTTLLVGGILFAMGTGPVKGFAVTMSLGIFTSMFTAIMVTRAMVNLIFGGRDFKKLWI is encoded by the coding sequence AACGCGCGAGCAAAGCGCTCACCGACGCGGGCATCCAGGTTAAAGCGGCAACGTTGGCGGCTGATGCGAAGGGCGGCTTGCTGCGCCTGACCAAGGCAGAAGACCAATTACCTGCCAAAGATGTTGTGCGCAAGGCCATGGGTGACGACTACGTTGTTGCACTCAACCTGGCACAGACCACGCCAAAATGGTTGCGCAGCATTGGCGCGCACCCGATGAAGCTGGGCCTGGACTTGTCCGGTGGTGTGCACTTCCTGCTGGAAGTCGACATGGACAAAGCCCTCGACGCACGCCTGAAAGTCTACGAAGGCGATGTGAAGAGCTTGCTGCGTAAAGAGAAACTGCGTTATCGCAGCCTGCCGCAGCTCAACGGTGCCATCCAGCTGGGCTTCTCTGATGAAGCGTCCCGCGAACAGGCCCGTGCACTGATCCGCAAGAACTTCAACGATTTCGACATCGTACCGGCTGACCTCAATGGCCAAGCTGTGCTGCGTCTGGCGATGACCCCAGCCAAGCTGGCGGAAATCCGCGAATACTCCATCAAGCAGAACTTGACCACGGTACGTAACCGCGTCAACGAGCTGGGTGTGGCCGAGCCGATCGTTCAGCGTCAGGGTGCCAACCGCATCGTGGTTGAGCTGCCGGGCGTACAGGACACCGCTGAAGCCAAGCGTATCCTGGGTAAAACCGCCAACCTGGAGTTCCGCCTCGCGGCTGAGCCGGGTGCTTCGCGCGCCACTGCAGAAGAATTCGAGTTCCGCGAAGGCAACCGTCCTCCTGCGTTGATCGAGCGTGGCTTGATCATCACCGGTGACCAAGTAACTGACGCCAAGGCGGGTTTTGACTCGCAGCACGGCTCTCCTGAGGTGAACATCCGTCTGGATGGCCACGGCGGCGAACTGATGAGCCGCGCCACGCGCAGCAACGTCGGTCGTAGCATGGCGGTGATCTTCATCGAGCAGCGCCCAGTCACTACCTACACCAAGCAAATGGTCAACGGCGTCGAGAAAGACGTGCCGGTGCAGACCTTCAAAGAAGAGAAGAAGATCATCAGCCTGGCGACCATCCAGTCGCCGCTGGGTGCTCAATTCCGTATCACTGGCCTGAACGGTCAGGGCGAATCGTCCGAACTGGCACTGTTGCTGCGTGCTGGTGGCCTGGCGGCGCCGATGTACTTCGTTGAAGAGCGTACCATTGGCCCGAGCCTGGGTGCCGACAACATCACCAAAGGTATCGATGCAGCCTTGTGGGGCATGCTGTTTGTGTCGCTGTTCATCATCGCCATCTACCGTTTCTTCGGCGTGATCGCCACCGTGGCCTTGGCGGGCAACATGGTGATGCTGCTGGCGCTGATGTCGCTGCTGGGCGCTACGCTGACCCTGCCTGGTATCGCCGGTATCGTACTCACCATGGGTATGGCGGTAGACGCCAACGTACTGATCTTCTCGCGGATACGTGAAGAGATCGCGGCGGGCATGACCGTACAGCGTGCAATCAACGAAGGCTTCGGCCGGGCATTTACCGCGATTCTCGACTCCAACTTGACCACCTTGCTGGTCGGCGGGATTCTCTTTGCCATGGGCACCGGCCCCGTCAAAGGTTTTGCGGTAACCATGTCCCTCGGTATCTTTACCTCGATGTTCACGGCCATCATGGTGACCCGCGCAATGGTCAACCTGATCTTTGGCGGGCGTGACTTCAAGAAGTTGTGGATTTAA
- the secF gene encoding protein translocase subunit SecF produces MLRTINFMGVRNVAFGVTVLLTVLALFSWFHKGLNYGLDFTGGTLIELTYEKPADVTLVRNELVKAGYHEAIVQSFGATTDLLVRMPGEDPQLGHQVAEALQKVGGDNPASVKRVEFVGPQVGEELRDQGGLGMLMALAGIMIYLAFRFQWKFGVGAIVSLIHDVIVTVGILSYFQITFDLTVLAAVLAIIGYSLNDTIVVFDRVRENFRVLRKATLIENINISTTQTLLRTMATSISTLLAIGALMIFGGDNLWGFSLALFIGVLAGTYSSIYIANVVLIWLNLNSEDLIPPAATGKEVDDRP; encoded by the coding sequence ATGTTACGTACAATCAACTTCATGGGCGTTCGCAACGTTGCGTTCGGCGTCACCGTGCTCCTTACCGTTCTGGCGTTGTTCAGCTGGTTCCATAAGGGCCTGAACTACGGTCTGGACTTCACCGGCGGTACGCTCATCGAGCTGACCTACGAGAAACCGGCCGACGTTACCCTGGTGCGCAACGAGCTAGTCAAGGCTGGCTATCACGAAGCCATCGTGCAGAGCTTTGGTGCGACTACCGACCTGCTGGTGCGTATGCCTGGTGAAGACCCGCAACTGGGTCACCAGGTAGCTGAGGCCTTGCAGAAGGTCGGCGGCGACAACCCGGCGTCGGTAAAGCGTGTTGAGTTCGTTGGCCCACAAGTGGGTGAAGAGCTGCGCGACCAAGGCGGCCTCGGCATGCTGATGGCGCTGGCCGGCATCATGATCTACCTGGCGTTCCGCTTTCAGTGGAAGTTCGGCGTCGGCGCGATTGTGTCGCTGATCCACGACGTTATCGTGACCGTGGGTATCCTGTCCTACTTCCAGATCACCTTCGACCTGACGGTATTGGCGGCGGTGCTGGCGATCATTGGTTACTCGCTCAACGACACCATCGTGGTATTCGACCGGGTTCGTGAGAACTTCCGCGTGCTGCGTAAAGCGACGTTGATCGAGAACATCAACATCTCCACCACCCAGACCCTGCTGCGGACCATGGCAACGTCGATCTCCACTTTGCTGGCGATTGGTGCGTTGATGATCTTCGGTGGCGACAACCTGTGGGGCTTCTCCCTGGCGCTGTTCATCGGCGTTCTGGCGGGTACCTACTCGTCGATCTACATCGCTAACGTGGTGCTGATCTGGCTGAACCTCAACAGCGAAGACTTGATCCCTCCTGCCGCTACCGGCAAGGAGGTCGACGACCGCCCTTGA
- the suhB gene encoding type III secretion system regulator SuhB, translating into MQPMLNIALRAARSASELIFRSIERLDTIKVDEKDAKDYVSEVDRAAEQKIIDALRKAYPTHGILGEETGLHKGSGEGEDYLWIIDPLDGTTNFLRGIPHFAVSIACKYRGRLEHAVVLDPVRQEEFTASRGRGAQLNGRRLRVSGRTSLDGALLGTGFPFRDDQMDNLENYLGMFRALVGQTAGIRRAGAASLDLAYVAAGRFDAFWESGLSEWDMAAGALLIQEAGGLVSDFTGGHDFLEKGHVVAGNTKCFKAVLTAIQPHLPASLKR; encoded by the coding sequence ATGCAGCCCATGCTGAATATCGCGCTGCGCGCCGCCCGCAGCGCCAGTGAATTGATCTTCCGCTCCATCGAGCGCCTGGATACCATCAAGGTCGACGAAAAAGACGCCAAGGATTATGTATCCGAGGTGGATCGCGCCGCCGAACAGAAAATCATCGACGCTCTGCGCAAGGCCTACCCTACCCACGGCATCCTCGGTGAAGAAACCGGCTTGCACAAAGGCAGCGGCGAAGGCGAAGACTACCTGTGGATCATCGACCCACTGGATGGCACCACCAACTTCCTGCGCGGCATCCCACACTTTGCTGTGAGCATCGCCTGCAAATACCGTGGCCGCCTGGAACACGCTGTTGTGCTGGACCCGGTTCGCCAGGAAGAATTCACCGCCAGCCGTGGCCGTGGCGCCCAGCTGAACGGCCGCCGCCTGCGTGTAAGCGGTCGTACCAGCCTGGACGGTGCCCTGCTGGGCACGGGCTTCCCGTTCCGTGACGACCAGATGGACAACCTGGAAAACTACCTGGGCATGTTCCGCGCCCTGGTTGGCCAGACCGCCGGCATCCGTCGCGCCGGCGCTGCCAGCCTGGATCTGGCCTACGTGGCCGCCGGTCGTTTTGATGCGTTCTGGGAGTCGGGCCTGTCCGAGTGGGACATGGCTGCAGGCGCCCTGCTGATCCAGGAAGCTGGCGGCCTGGTGAGCGACTTCACCGGTGGTCACGACTTCCTTGAGAAAGGCCACGTCGTTGCCGGTAACACCAAATGCTTCAAGGCAGTACTGACGGCGATCCAGCCGCACCTGCCGGCTTCGCTGAAGCGTTAA
- a CDS encoding glycine zipper 2TM domain-containing protein → MNKSLLVGAVLGAVGVTAGGAVATYSLVKSGPEYAQVLAVQPVKTQIKTPREVCKDVAVTRQKPVQDQHQIVGTVVGALAGGLLGNQVGGGNGKKLATVAGAVGGGYAGNKVQEGMQNRDTYTTTQTRCNTVNDISDKVVGYDVRYNLDGKEGSVRMDRDPGGQIPVDKEGRLILGQNQQ, encoded by the coding sequence GTGAACAAGTCGTTGCTGGTTGGTGCAGTATTGGGTGCTGTCGGTGTGACTGCCGGGGGTGCTGTTGCCACCTACAGCCTGGTAAAAAGCGGCCCTGAGTATGCGCAAGTGCTGGCGGTGCAGCCGGTGAAGACCCAGATTAAAACCCCGCGCGAGGTCTGCAAGGATGTCGCCGTGACCCGGCAGAAGCCGGTGCAGGATCAGCATCAAATCGTCGGCACCGTGGTCGGTGCGCTGGCTGGTGGCCTGTTGGGCAACCAAGTCGGTGGCGGTAATGGCAAGAAGCTGGCCACTGTGGCTGGTGCGGTCGGTGGCGGATACGCCGGTAACAAGGTTCAGGAAGGCATGCAGAACCGCGATACCTACACCACCACGCAAACCCGTTGTAATACCGTTAACGACATCAGTGACAAGGTGGTCGGCTATGACGTGCGGTACAACCTGGACGGCAAGGAAGGTTCGGTGCGCATGGACCGTGATCCAGGTGGCCAGATTCCGGTGGATAAAGAAGGTCGTCTGATTCTCGGTCAGAACCAGCAGTAA